The Azospirillum baldaniorum DNA window CGCCGCGCGGCGTCGCCTGCGGCCCTACACATCGCCTTGGGCCCGTCATCCGGCCCCGCTGGAGACTGTCATGCCCTTAGACGCCGGACCGGACTGGTTAGCGCAGGTAACGTCAGGTGCCGTTGCCGTGGCTTCCAGCTTTGTGGGGCGCATGATGGTTCACGCAGGGCAGGTCCAGTTGGGACGCCGGAAATTCTGGTCCAAGGAGCTTGGGCTGGAGACCGTCACCGCCGTTGGCATGGGGCTGGTGCTCGACGCCATGGCCGGGCATCTCGGCATCGACGGGCAGGTCCGCGTCGGCTTCGTGGTGGCGGGCTCGTACATCGGGCCGCGGATCATCGAGGCCGTGTGGCAGACGGTGCAGAGCCGGCTGCCGCGGGCTCGGGCGGACTGACCAGAAAGCAATTCACAATTGCGCATTCAGGAGGTTGGGCATGAAGCGACTGCTGATCGGCGCCGGGCTTGGCGCCGTGATGGCGCTTGGCTTGGCGTCCGCCGCTGTCGCCCCGACCGAACGGGCGGTGATCCGCACCGAGCAGCACGACGTTTCCCGGCTGGAGCGCAAGGTTGACCGCCTGCGCCGCCGCCTTCGCGACCCGCTGCGAACCGCCTCGAAGGAAATGGCGCGCCGAGTTCGGCAGATCGCCGACGGTGCGCTGCGACCCGCCAACGGGCTGATGGGGACGAGATGACGAAGCGCTGCAACGAGACCTGCATGACGGACGGCCGGTGCACATGCGCCCCGCGCCGCGTCGTGACCGAGGGACTGGACGCGAGCGGCGAGCCGTTCGTGGCCGTTGACGGGACGCGGGTCCATGCGCGTCACGAGCTGGTGGAGGATGGGGCGGGACGGCTGTCGCTCAGCATCATCCCGGCCGATTGGGTCGGGCGCGTGCTGGTCGAACAACCGGACGAACCAGCATGAAGCCGCTGAGCCAAAGCCTCGCCGACGCGGTGCGGATCATCGAGGCGCTGATCGAGCGGCAGGAGGACGGGCGCCATGGAACTGGGGATCGCGCGGACGCTGCGCAACGCGGTCGCGGGTGAGAGGTCTTGCCCGCCTGGCCCACGGCGACGCTCGGCCGTCGACATGCAATGGGAAGCGCGGCGCGCCCAAGAAGCGGCCTCGAACGCGCGGCGGCTGGCCGACTATCTCGCCAGACGGGCGGCTTTGAAACTGGAGTGACGCCATGGCGCGAAAGCCGAAGGGCGAAGTGATCCGCCTCGGCGGCCTGAAGCGCCCCATGCCGCCGGCCGACCTGTGCGAGCCGCTTCCGCCGTGGCGCTTCGTCCCGGCGGTCGACCTGACGGAATGGCTCATGGCCGTCTTCGTCTCGGAAACCGGGCTTCTCGCCAACCCCGAACACGCGCACCTCCGGCAGGCCAACATCGCCTGCCTCTGGGCGAACCGGCCGCTCGTCGTGAAGATGAACCGGGCTGTCGCCATGGCGGAGATGCCGCAGCCACGCGGCAACGCCTGGACCGCCGGGCGCGCGGAACAGCAGCTTGAGGACTGGTTCGGCTACGAGCCGGACTTCCTGTTGACCTTCGACGCGGTGTGGTGGGTCGAGGCGGACGACGCTTCGGCCTGCGCGACCGTGGAACATGAACTCTTCCACTGCGGGCAGCAGCGCGACGTGTTCGGCGCTCCGAAGTTTGGACAGGACGGACGGCCGACATTCGGCATCCGAGGCCACGACGTCGAGGAATTCGTGGGGGTGGTTCAGCGCTACGGCGTGGGCCACGCTGCGGGCCGTACGGTCGATCTGGTGCGGGCCGCGAACTCGGCCCCGACGATTGCCCCGGCGCTCATTGGGGCGGCTTGTGGGACGTGTTGCCGGAAGATGGCGTAGTCTGGACCGCTATGGACGGGATTGATTGACATGGCAGTCCTGAAACCAGAGGTGAAAGCCTTCATCGTTCAGGCCGTCGCCTGCTTCGATCCACCGTCCACCGTGGTCGAGTCGGTCAAAACGGGATTCGGCGTTGTCGTGTCTCGGCAGCAGGTCGAGGCGCACGACCCCACGAAGGTCTCGGGCCGCGGGTTGGCCGAGCGCTGGAAGGAGCTTTTCGAGGAGACCCGCAAGGCCTTCCTCGAAGACACATCCGCCATCGGCATCAGCCACAAGGCGGTGCGGCTGCGGGCGCTGAACCGGATGGCTGCGAAGGCTGAGGGCATGGGGAACATGGCCTTGGCCGCGCAGCTCATGGAGCAGGCCGCGAAGGAGTGCGGCGACGCCTTCACGAACAAGGTGCGGAAGGAGTTGAGCGGGCCGGGCGGTGCGCCGATCCCAGTCGCAAACCTGTCCGTCGACGAGTGGAAGGGCATCGCCCGCGAGGTGGCCGACGAGGTTTGACCATGCTGGACATGACGCCGGAGAAGAGGTTCGCCGCGGTCCAGCTCGCGCGCGAGGATCTGTACTTCTTCAGCCGGTGGATGTTCCTCCAGCGCAAGGGCTTCAAGTGGCAGCGGGCCAAGCATCACGCGGCCATCTGCGCGGCCCTGACGAAGGTGTTCCGCGGGGGAAGCCGGCGGCTGATTCTGAACCTGCCGCCGCGCTACTCCAAGACGGAGATCGTCAAGAACTTCATCGGCTGGGGGCTCGGGCACCATCCGGACAGCGAGTTCATCTACACGTCCTACTCGGGCCGGCTGGCGTCGGCCAGTTCATGGGACGTGCGCGGCATGGCGCAGCACCCGGCTTACGGCGAGGTCTTCCCTTCGCTGGCGCTGCGGGACGACAGCCAAGCCAAGGACGAGTGGCGGACCACGGAAGGCGGCATCGTCTACGCGGTCGGCGCGGGTGGCACGATCACCGGCTATGGCGCCGGCAAGATGCGGCCCGGCTTCGGCGGGGCCATCCTCATTGACGACCCGCACAAGGCCGACGAGGCCCGTTCGGACGTCATGCGGCAGAACGTCATCGACTGGTTCCAGAACACGCTTGAAACCCGCGTCAACGGGCCGGACACGCCGATCATCCTCATCATGCAGCGCTTGCACGAGGGGGACTTGGCCGGCTGGCTCCTGAATGGGGGGAACGGCGAGCGATGGGACCATGTGTGCCTGAAGGCGCTGCAGGACGACGGCACCGCCCTGTGGCCCGAGAAACACGACGTCGCCGAGCTGCGCCGGATGCGGGCCGCGAAGCCCTACACCTTCGCGGGCCAGTACCAACAGCAGCCGGCGCCGCCCGAAGGCAACATCTTCAAGCCGGACTCGATCAAGCCGATTGAGGAGTTGCCGGCGGGGACGCGCTTCGTCCGGGCCTGGGACCTTGCCGCGAGCGAGGACGAGGGCGATTGGACGGTCGGCGCGAAGCTGGGGCAACTGCCCGATGGGCGCTATGTCATCGCCGATATCGTGCGGCTCCAGGGCGGCCCGGAGCGCGTCGAAGAGGCCATCGTCAACACCGCGGCGCGCGACCGCCGGTCCGTCGCGGTCTGCATCCCGCAGGACCCCGGACAGGCCGGCAAATCGCAGGTCCGCTACCTGACCAAACAACTTGCCGGGCACACGGTGAAGTCCAGCCCGGAGAGCGGCGACAAGATCACGCGGGCCGAGCCGTTCGCCTCTCAGGTGAACGTCGGCAACGTGCTGATGCTGGCCGCGCCGTGGAACGATGCGCTGATTGCCGAAATGCGGGTGTTCCCCAACGCCACGAACGACGATCAGGTCGACGCGCTCTCACGGGCGTTCAACGAGCTGTTCCAGGGCGCCCGAATGACCGTCTCCGATTCCGTCCTGGCCCGTGCCGCCCAGCCCACCACGAGGCGTCGATGACCACCCAGCCGAAGCACAGCAAGCGCCCCCGCGGGCGTGGCGCCGCTCCGGCGCAGGATGCCGCGGCGCCGGTCGAGCAGCCGCCGGCCAAGCCGAAGATGCGCGTCACGCACACTGCGCTGATCGAGGCGGCGCGCAAGCCCGGACGGCCGGACGCGGTGCACCCGTTCGTCGCCCCGTCCCACCCGCCGGGCGTTGCCCCGAAGGGGTCGAACGGCATGGCGATGGACAGCGCCTCCGACGCCTCCGCCGCGGCCATGTTCGCATGGGCGGCCAGTAGCGCATGGCACGAGGGGCAACAGTTCCTCGGCTACGCCTACCTGTCGGAGCTGGCGCAGCGGCCCGAGTACCGCCGCATCAGCGAGACGCTGGCGCAGCACATGACCCGCAAGTGGATCAAGATCCGCCACGTGGGCGACGGGCAGAACGGCGATGACGGCGAGGACAAGTCCGACAAGATCGCGGCCATCGAGGCGGAGTTCAAGCGCCTGGGCGTGCAGGAGGCGTTCCGGAAGATCGCGGAGGACGACGGCTTTTTCGGTCGGTCGCACCTCTACCTCGACACCGGATCGACCGAAGATCCTGAGGAGTTGAAGAAGCCCATCTCCAGCGCCGACGGCACGCCCAGCCCCGCCAAGGTCAAGCGCGGCAGCCTGAAGGCCGTCCGCCCGGTCGAAGCCGTCTGGTGCTACCCGACCGCCTACAACAGCAACGACCCGCTCAACCCCGGCTGGTACAATCCGGAGAGCTGGTTCGTGATGGGGAAGGAGGTCCACGGCTCCCGCCTGCTGACCTTCATCGGGCGCGAGGTCCCCGACATGCTGAAGCCGGCCTACAGCTTCGGCGGCCTGTCGCTCAGCCAGATCGCCAAGCCCTATGTGGACAACTGGCTTCGGACCCGGCAGAGCGTCGCGGACATCGTGAGCGCGTTCAGCGTCATGGTGCTGAAGACCGACCTTCTTGCGCAGATGGCGGACGGGGAGGCGGCGGACGAGCTGTTCCGGCGCATCGACCTGTTCAACTCCCTGCGCGACAACCGCGGCGTGATGGCCGTGGACAAAAACGCGGAGGACTTCGCCAACGTCTCCGCCCCGCTGTCCGGCCTGGACGTGCTCCAGGCGCAGACGCAGGAGCACATGTCGGCCGTGTCAGGAATCCCCATCGTGATCCTGCTGGGCATCCAGCCCGCGGGGCTCAACGCCTCGTCGGAAGGGGAGTTGCAGGCCTTCTACGACCACGTCCACAGCCTCCAGGAGCGGTTCTTCCGGCCCAACCTGGAGCGGGTGCTGCAGGTCGTGCAGCTCAGCAAGTTCGGCGAGATCGACCCGGACATCGGGTTCGAGTTCGAGCCGTTGCGGAGCCTGGACGAGAAGGAACAGGCAGAGGTTCGGTTCATCGAGGCGCAGACGGGCGCGATCTATCAGGAGATCGGCGCGATCGACGCTCCGGAGATCCGGGAACGGCTCATCCGCGACGAGGGCAGCCCCTACAGCGGCCTGTCCAGGGAGCGCAGCACGGTTCCGCCGGCTGGCGAAGAGGGCGGCGGCATCCCGCCGCTGCCCGGCCTGGAGAAGCCGGCCGCGCCCGCCGCGCCGCCGCAACAGCAAGAGGTGGCGTGATGGAAGCGCTGATCGAACGGGCCGTCATCCTCGTGACGGGCGCGGTGGTCGTCGTCTGGCTGCTCGTGCTGGGCGGTGGCCTGTCGTGCGGGGAGCGGAGGCCTTTGCCCCCGCCGCGACCACCGAAGGACTGAGGGGCAAGGCCCATGTGCATCCTGTGCGACGCGCAGCCGCGCGGGCTGGTCGGGCTGCCCCGCGGCCTCGCCTTCGACCGGGCCAACAAGCCGTTCAGCAAGGCAGCCGTCATGCGGGCGCGCCGGGCTGAAGAGTCATACGCTCGCGAGCTTCGCGGCGTGGCCCGGCAGGTCGGGAACCTCGTG harbors:
- a CDS encoding phage holin family protein, with the protein product MPLDAGPDWLAQVTSGAVAVASSFVGRMMVHAGQVQLGRRKFWSKELGLETVTAVGMGLVLDAMAGHLGIDGQVRVGFVVAGSYIGPRIIEAVWQTVQSRLPRARAD
- a CDS encoding putative metallopeptidase, which codes for MARKPKGEVIRLGGLKRPMPPADLCEPLPPWRFVPAVDLTEWLMAVFVSETGLLANPEHAHLRQANIACLWANRPLVVKMNRAVAMAEMPQPRGNAWTAGRAEQQLEDWFGYEPDFLLTFDAVWWVEADDASACATVEHELFHCGQQRDVFGAPKFGQDGRPTFGIRGHDVEEFVGVVQRYGVGHAAGRTVDLVRAANSAPTIAPALIGAACGTCCRKMA
- a CDS encoding DUF2280 domain-containing protein: MAVLKPEVKAFIVQAVACFDPPSTVVESVKTGFGVVVSRQQVEAHDPTKVSGRGLAERWKELFEETRKAFLEDTSAIGISHKAVRLRALNRMAAKAEGMGNMALAAQLMEQAAKECGDAFTNKVRKELSGPGGAPIPVANLSVDEWKGIAREVADEV
- the terL gene encoding phage terminase large subunit, whose translation is MLDMTPEKRFAAVQLAREDLYFFSRWMFLQRKGFKWQRAKHHAAICAALTKVFRGGSRRLILNLPPRYSKTEIVKNFIGWGLGHHPDSEFIYTSYSGRLASASSWDVRGMAQHPAYGEVFPSLALRDDSQAKDEWRTTEGGIVYAVGAGGTITGYGAGKMRPGFGGAILIDDPHKADEARSDVMRQNVIDWFQNTLETRVNGPDTPIILIMQRLHEGDLAGWLLNGGNGERWDHVCLKALQDDGTALWPEKHDVAELRRMRAAKPYTFAGQYQQQPAPPEGNIFKPDSIKPIEELPAGTRFVRAWDLAASEDEGDWTVGAKLGQLPDGRYVIADIVRLQGGPERVEEAIVNTAARDRRSVAVCIPQDPGQAGKSQVRYLTKQLAGHTVKSSPESGDKITRAEPFASQVNVGNVLMLAAPWNDALIAEMRVFPNATNDDQVDALSRAFNELFQGARMTVSDSVLARAAQPTTRRR
- a CDS encoding DUF1073 domain-containing protein, with the protein product MTTQPKHSKRPRGRGAAPAQDAAAPVEQPPAKPKMRVTHTALIEAARKPGRPDAVHPFVAPSHPPGVAPKGSNGMAMDSASDASAAAMFAWAASSAWHEGQQFLGYAYLSELAQRPEYRRISETLAQHMTRKWIKIRHVGDGQNGDDGEDKSDKIAAIEAEFKRLGVQEAFRKIAEDDGFFGRSHLYLDTGSTEDPEELKKPISSADGTPSPAKVKRGSLKAVRPVEAVWCYPTAYNSNDPLNPGWYNPESWFVMGKEVHGSRLLTFIGREVPDMLKPAYSFGGLSLSQIAKPYVDNWLRTRQSVADIVSAFSVMVLKTDLLAQMADGEAADELFRRIDLFNSLRDNRGVMAVDKNAEDFANVSAPLSGLDVLQAQTQEHMSAVSGIPIVILLGIQPAGLNASSEGELQAFYDHVHSLQERFFRPNLERVLQVVQLSKFGEIDPDIGFEFEPLRSLDEKEQAEVRFIEAQTGAIYQEIGAIDAPEIRERLIRDEGSPYSGLSRERSTVPPAGEEGGGIPPLPGLEKPAAPAAPPQQQEVA